A window of the Longimicrobiaceae bacterium genome harbors these coding sequences:
- a CDS encoding AI-2E family transporter has translation MRDTTLPRPSYGLLAAAVLTVLLLLFVYSVADTLLLFFIAALLSLYLGAVTDFFERRARLPRRWGLLLAVILTTVGLVGIGWLIVPPVLEQTQGLISALPSLLVGWRDALLELAERSPLLAQLLPSPDETVAYMDTLLGNLGGYFAGLIPYVFGGINFLIHLVSVLVMAVYLTLRPSLYREGIIVLVPPVHRDLARDILSDLGTTLRAWIVGQILAMIVLGTLTWVGLVALEVPYALAFGVFTGIVVVVPFFGTLVSTLLPALFVLGSAGAFHAFLVVLLGVVVHLFEANFVHPVIMERQINLPPVLSILSVLVMAELLGAIGLVVAVPVLATAIVIIRRVYIHRLLEGRGFRRFVRDAPVELVLPEGVVLAHPSAADVSIPALLERTGEPSV, from the coding sequence TTGCGAGACACCACACTGCCACGGCCGTCGTACGGGCTCCTCGCCGCGGCGGTGCTCACGGTGCTCCTCCTGCTGTTCGTGTACAGCGTGGCGGACACCCTGCTGCTCTTCTTCATCGCGGCGCTGCTCTCGCTGTACCTGGGCGCGGTCACCGACTTCTTCGAGCGCCGGGCGCGCCTTCCGCGCCGCTGGGGGCTGCTCCTGGCCGTGATCCTCACCACCGTGGGGCTGGTGGGGATCGGCTGGCTGATCGTTCCGCCCGTGCTGGAGCAGACGCAGGGGCTGATCAGCGCGCTCCCCAGCCTCCTGGTGGGGTGGCGGGACGCGCTCCTGGAGCTGGCGGAGCGCTCTCCGCTCCTGGCGCAGCTCCTCCCCTCGCCGGACGAGACGGTGGCCTACATGGACACCCTCCTCGGCAACCTGGGCGGGTACTTCGCCGGGCTCATCCCGTACGTGTTCGGGGGGATCAACTTCCTGATCCACCTGGTCAGCGTGCTGGTGATGGCGGTGTACCTGACGCTGCGGCCGTCGCTCTACCGCGAGGGGATCATCGTGCTGGTGCCGCCGGTGCACCGCGACCTGGCGCGCGACATCCTCTCCGACCTCGGGACCACGCTGCGGGCCTGGATCGTGGGCCAGATCCTGGCGATGATCGTCCTGGGCACGCTGACCTGGGTGGGGCTCGTCGCCCTGGAGGTGCCGTACGCGCTGGCCTTCGGCGTGTTCACGGGGATCGTGGTGGTGGTCCCCTTCTTCGGGACGCTGGTCTCCACCCTCCTCCCCGCGCTCTTCGTGCTGGGCTCGGCGGGGGCGTTCCACGCCTTCCTGGTGGTGCTGCTCGGGGTGGTGGTGCACCTGTTCGAGGCCAACTTCGTGCACCCGGTCATCATGGAGCGGCAGATCAACCTGCCGCCGGTGCTCTCCATCCTCAGCGTGCTGGTGATGGCGGAGCTGCTGGGGGCCATCGGGCTGGTGGTGGCGGTCCCCGTGCTCGCCACGGCCATCGTCATCATCCGCCGCGTGTACATCCACCGGCTGCTGGAGGGGCGCGGCTTCCGCCGCTTCGTGCGCGACGCGCCCGTGGAGCTGGTCCTCCCGGAGGGGGTGGTGCTCGCGCATCCCTCCGCGGCCGACGTCAGCATCCCCGCCCTGCTGGAGCGCACCGGGGAGCCCTCGGTCTGA
- a CDS encoding DUF1611 domain-containing protein translates to MNDYRYLILAEGHFGPQTTKTANSAVRYLPERIVAVVDSRHAGRTVQDVLGFGGSTPVLGTLDEGLAMSPTAVLVGIAPQGGQLPDEWRPVLRRVIEEGLDLVSGLHFYLGLDPELSALAAARGTKIVDLRRPPADLPVSHGKARLVDAYSVLTVGTDCNIGKMTAALQLRDALAGRGTRVGFAPTGQTGILIEGWGISVDAVVADFVAGAAERLVLQAAEGNEVVLVEGQGSLVHPGYSGVTLGLLHGSMPDGMVLCHQPSRRCPYNRYDVYSWMQLPSVQETIRICEGAIAPLKPSSKVIAICLNTWDMTEEEARAAVKRTQDETGLPTTDPVRFDPSPVADAILAGAERKRAAAGVAGVS, encoded by the coding sequence ATGAACGACTACCGGTACCTGATCCTGGCCGAGGGGCACTTCGGCCCGCAGACCACCAAGACCGCGAACAGCGCCGTCCGCTACCTCCCGGAGCGGATCGTGGCGGTAGTCGATTCGCGCCACGCCGGGAGGACCGTGCAGGACGTGCTGGGCTTCGGCGGCTCCACGCCGGTGCTGGGCACCCTGGACGAGGGGCTGGCGATGAGCCCCACCGCCGTGCTGGTGGGGATCGCCCCGCAGGGCGGCCAGCTCCCGGACGAGTGGCGCCCGGTGCTGCGCCGGGTGATCGAGGAGGGGCTGGACCTGGTGAGCGGCCTCCACTTCTACCTGGGGCTGGACCCGGAGCTGTCGGCGCTGGCCGCGGCGCGGGGGACGAAGATCGTGGACCTGCGCCGCCCGCCCGCGGATCTGCCGGTCTCGCACGGGAAGGCGCGGCTGGTGGACGCCTACTCGGTGCTGACGGTGGGCACCGACTGCAACATCGGGAAGATGACGGCGGCGCTGCAGCTCCGCGACGCGCTGGCGGGGCGGGGGACGCGGGTGGGCTTCGCGCCCACCGGCCAGACGGGGATCCTGATCGAGGGGTGGGGGATCTCGGTGGACGCCGTGGTGGCGGACTTCGTCGCGGGGGCGGCCGAGCGGCTGGTGCTCCAGGCGGCGGAGGGGAACGAGGTGGTGCTGGTGGAGGGGCAGGGCTCGCTGGTGCACCCCGGCTACTCGGGGGTGACGCTGGGGCTGCTGCACGGCTCCATGCCGGACGGGATGGTGCTCTGCCACCAGCCCTCGCGGCGGTGCCCGTACAACCGCTACGACGTGTACTCGTGGATGCAGCTCCCCTCGGTGCAGGAGACGATCCGGATCTGCGAGGGGGCCATCGCGCCGCTGAAGCCGTCGTCCAAGGTGATCGCCATCTGCCTGAACACCTGGGACATGACCGAGGAGGAGGCCCGCGCGGCGGTGAAGCGGACGCAGGACGAGACCGGGCTGCCCACCACGGACCCGGTGCGGTTCGACCCGTCGCCGGTGGCGGATGCGATCCTGGCCGGGGCGGAGCGGAAGCGCGCCGCGGCGGGCGTGGCGGGCGTTTCCTGA
- a CDS encoding oxidative damage protection protein, translating to MPDIQCTRCGQERPAVAYAPFNNELGKRIHAEICQVCWGEWLRQQTMLINHYGLNVRDPEAKQFLTENTEKFLFGTGDTEQVDTSKKGTISW from the coding sequence ATGCCCGATATCCAGTGCACCCGCTGCGGCCAGGAGCGCCCCGCCGTCGCCTACGCCCCGTTCAACAACGAGCTGGGGAAGCGGATCCACGCCGAGATCTGCCAGGTCTGCTGGGGCGAATGGCTACGCCAGCAGACGATGCTGATCAACCACTACGGGCTCAACGTCCGCGACCCGGAGGCGAAGCAGTTCCTCACGGAGAACACCGAGAAGTTCCTCTTCGGCACCGGCGACACCGAGCAGGTGGACACCAGCAAGAAGGGCACGATCAGCTGGTAG